The following are from one region of the Salminus brasiliensis chromosome 14, fSalBra1.hap2, whole genome shotgun sequence genome:
- the tshz2 gene encoding teashirt homolog 2, whose product MPRRKQQAPRRAAVYEPDDVAGIPEPVAEEEGENDIQTEEEDSEKTSPKIPEDKETDNKSSYSFQNSPVSVLSNQEVELESRLSDGSDRLSDFKTSSPPESQRDSESQGSKPKDEMLNSLEKMRAAYANFLSDSYWTNIGLDLKVGNTGSKANCDSTNGSTKGEFDWHQDALSKTLQQTLSPKPVSKPNLFSSVHLYRQSSKACGAVFTGASRFRCKDCSAAYDTLVELTVHMNKSGHYQDDNHSRQGIASTSTSKSRKRNLQDMEGKEDAQKVLKCMFCGHSFDSLQDLSVHMIKTKHYQKVPLKEPIPVITPKLVPPAKKRAFEATRPCSPDSTTGAAGYSEAQRSSGLANAPNNRYGYQNGASYTWQFETCKSQILKCMECGSSHDTLQQLTTHMMVTGHFIKVTNSASKKGKQLTLDPLAIEKMQALAEPTANESEGEKASPKSTASGDSEKVSQKEKKTDQAEEDRDKEEPQDDSDQKPSDASFKYPYLREEDLEQGVSGGGDILKSLANTVATAINKAQTGTPSWSAYPSIHAAYQLSGVIKSAPLSASSPVQLKQSLNHKLRPIAPKGKFYQGLRGLESFQGHHNPDIKKERGGASDGKESQSSKFDLVENDDSDCQDDSSSSSKLDADCVSEGNDTIKGKLSPAFSDRANPSPSPPASNGHSSSSELVSDSQEALSINPLSALQSVLNNHLGKANKPRQDRVLSHRTQSIFSELSRGLEKPASVLTSSAVIRTNNFMFSNNDQPIDLTKNKHSKMSSSLLLQSSTPMPQKHALSDIADMVKILPKATTPKPSMPSRVPAMKLESDVRRFEDVSNEVYSVHKRKGRQSNWNPQHLLILQAQFASSLFQTSEGKYLLSDLGPQERMHISKFTGLSMTTISHWLANVKYQLRKTGGTKFLKNMDTGHPVFYCNDCASQFRSPSAFISHLESHLGFQIKDMSKLPIEHQTKVKEPELTKAFSVRATEALMTEEDIDSKFKCKLCSRTFASNHAVKLHLSKTHSKSPENHSQFVEMDKE is encoded by the coding sequence TGTATGAACCAGATGATGTTGCTGGTATCCCTGAACCAGTGGCagaggaggaaggagagaaTGACATCCAGACAGAAGAGGAGGACTCTGAGAAGACCAGCCCTAAGATTCCAGAGgacaaagaaacagacaacAAAAGCAGCTATAGCTTCCAAAACTCTCCTGTCAGTGTTTTGTCCAACCAGGAGGTGGAACTGGAGTCCCGTCTCAGTGATGGCAGTGATAGACTATCTGACTTCAAGACATCTTCCCCACCAGAGAGCCAAAGGGACAGTGAGAGTCAAGGTTCAAAACCAAAAGATGAGATGCTCAATAGTCTGGAGAAAATGAGGGCTGCTTATGCCAACTTTCTCTCTGACTCCTACTGGACAAACATTGGACTAGACTTGAAGGTTGGCAACACTGGCAGCAAGGCAAACTGCGACAGCACTAACGGAAGTACCAAGGGTGAGTTTGACTGGCATCAGGACGCACTGTCCAAAACTTTGCAGCAGACACTGTCCCCGAAGCCTGTTTCAAAGCCCAACCTGTTCAGCTCTGTCCACCTGTATAGACAAAGCAGCAAAGCGTGTGGTGCTGTCTTCACAGGGGCAAGTCGTTTCCGCTGCAAAGACTGCAGTGCTGCCTATGACACCTTGGTAGAGTTAACAGTGCATATGAACAAGAGTGGTCACTACCAGGATGACAACCACAGCAGACAAGGCATTGCCTCCACTTCAACTTCAAAGAGCCGAAAAAGGAACCTGCAAGACATGGAAGGCAAGGAGGACGCACAAAAAGTCCTAAAATGCATGTTCTGTGGCCATTCTTTTGACTCTCTTCAAGACTTAAGCGTCCACATGATTAAAACTAAGCATTACCAGAAAGTGCCTTTGAAAGAACCTATTCCAGTAATCACACCGAAATTAGTTCCACCAGCAAAGAAACGTGCATTTGAAGCCACAAGGCCTTGTTCTCCTGACTCCACCACCGGAGCTGCAGGCTACAGTGAGGCTCAAAGGTCATCTGGCCTTGCAAATGCTCCAAACAACCGGTACGGCTATCAAAATGGTGCTAGCTACACATGGCAGTTTGAAACATGCAAATCTCAGATTCTCAAGTGCATGGAATGTGGCAGCTCACATGATACTCTTCAACAGCTTACCACTCATATGAtggtcactggccacttcataaaagtgacaaattccGCTTCCAAGAAGGGTAAACAGTTAACTCTTGATCCTTTGGCAATAGAGAAGATGCAGGCGCTAGCAGAACCCACAGCTAATGAATCTGAGGGAGAGAAAGCCTCCCCTAAAAGCACTGCATCTGGGGACTCTGAAAAAGTTTCACAGAAGGAAAAGAAAACTGACCAAGCTGAAGAAGACAGAGATAAGGAAGAACCGCAAGATGATTCAGATCAAAAGCCTAGTGATGCTAGCTTTAAGTATCCATACCTACGAGAGGAAGACCTGGAGCAAGGGGTCAGTGGAGGAGGAGACATTCTAAAGTCTTTGGCCAATACAGTGGCTACAGCGATCAACAAGGCTCAAACAGGGACACCCAGCTGGAGTGCCTACCCCAGCATTCATGCAGCCTACCAGCTATCGGGCGTGATCAAGAGTGCCCCTCTTTCAGCATCTAGCCCTGTTCAACTTAAGCAGAGTCTCAACCACAAACTGAGGCCCATCGCCCCCAAGGGGAAGTTTTATCAGGGACTTCGAGGACTCGAGAGTTTCCAGGGACATCACAATCCGGACATCAAAAAGGAGAGGGGTGGTGCATCCGATGGCAAAGAGAGCCAGAGCAGCAAGTTTGatctggtggagaatgatgacaGTGATTGTCAGGACGATTCCTCTTCGTCTTCAAAGCTGGATGCAGACTGTGTAAGTGAAGGGAATGACACGATCAAAGGGAAGTTGAGCCCAGCTTTCTCTGACAGAGCCAACCCGTCACCAAGCCCTCCTGCCAGCAACGGGCACAGCAGTTCCTCAGAGCTTGTCAGTGACTCCCAGGAAGCCCTTAGCATAAACCCTCTAAGTGCACTACAGTCTGTCCTCAACAATCATTTGGGGAAAGCAAATAAGCCAAGGCAAGATAGGGTTCTGTCTCATCGCACCCAATCCATATTCTCTGAGCTGAGCAGAGGTCTGGAGAAACCAGCCTCAGTCCTCACATCCTCTGCTGTCATCAGGACCAACAACTTCATGTTCTCAAATAATGACCAGCCAATCgatttaacaaaaaacaaacatagcAAAATGAGTTCCTCACTCTTATTGCAGTCTTCTACCCCTATGCCTCAGAAGCATGCACTGTCTGACATCGCTGACATGGTGAAGATTCTTCCCAAAGCCACGACACCAAAGCCCTCAATGCCATCAAGAGTGCCTGCGATGAAACTGGAGTCAGACGTGAGGCGGTTCGAAGATGTGTCCAATGAAGTGTATTCAGTCCACAAGCGTAAAGGCAGGCAGTCTAACTGGAACCCTCAGCACCTGCTTATCCTTCAAGCTCAGTTTGCTTCCAGTCTCTTCCAGACCTCAGAGGGCAAGTACCTTCTCTCCGATCTTGGCCCTCAGGAACGGATGCACATCTCCAAGTTTACTGGACTCTCTATGACCACCATCAGCCACTGGCTAGCCAATGTTAAGTACCAGCTTAGGAAAACAGGTGGGACCAAATTTTTGAAGAACATGGACACTGGCCATCCAGTCTTTTACTGCAATGACTGTGCGTCCCAGTTCAGATCCCCATCCGCCTTCATCTCTCATCTTGAATCTCATCTCGGTTTCCAGATCAAAGATATGAGCAAACTGCCAATAGAGCATCAGACAAAGGTAAAAGAGCCTGAACTGACAAAGGCTTTCAGTGTCAGAGCAACTGAAGCACTCATGACAGAGGAAGACATTGACTCAAAGTTCAAATGCAAGCTCTGCAGTCGGACATTTGCCAGCAACCATGCGGTCAAACTTCacttgagtaaaactcacagcAAATCCCCAGAGAATCATTCACAGTTTGTTGAAATGGACAAAGAGTAG